The following are encoded together in the Streptomyces sp. NBC_00358 genome:
- the lysA gene encoding diaminopimelate decarboxylase: MSTAPSLPASRAGTPLPDGLAAAASPETAPEVWPLTARTVEGRLHVGGVALDDLADACGTALYVMDEADFRHRARLWRESGADRVHYASKAFLCAEMVRWVDSEGLHLDVCSGGELRLAVDTGFDAARIVFHGNNKSVPELEAAVAHGVGVVVVDCLEEIDRLARAAAAADRVQDVYVRIAPGVAAETHDYMATGGDDVKFGFPVRGGHAERAVLAVAARPSLRLAGVHSHIGSQITATEGLTLAAERVAAFVALLAERHGITVAEIDLGGGAGIPYLPGQPRLDPAAFTAALRAGLERVMPGSPIRLAVEPGRSMIGTAGVTLYRVGAVKDGLRRRFVSVDGGMSDALRPSLYLARYTAWTANRPAQGEPVHAVVVGRHCESGDVVVPDIALPEDIAAGDLLAVPATGAYHHAMASNYNAQPRPAVVAVRDGRARLMVRRETPEDLRRRDAHGEPVRLTAG, translated from the coding sequence GTGTCCACCGCTCCCTCCCTGCCCGCATCACGCGCGGGGACCCCGCTGCCCGACGGACTGGCCGCGGCCGCCTCACCCGAGACGGCACCCGAGGTGTGGCCGCTGACCGCCCGCACCGTCGAAGGCCGGCTGCACGTGGGCGGGGTCGCCCTGGACGACCTGGCCGACGCCTGCGGCACCGCGCTGTACGTCATGGACGAGGCCGATTTCCGCCACCGGGCCCGGCTGTGGCGCGAGTCCGGCGCGGACCGGGTGCACTACGCCTCCAAGGCGTTCCTGTGCGCGGAGATGGTCCGCTGGGTCGACTCCGAGGGGCTGCACCTGGACGTGTGCAGCGGCGGCGAACTCCGGCTCGCCGTGGACACCGGCTTCGACGCCGCCCGGATCGTCTTCCACGGCAACAACAAGTCCGTACCCGAGCTGGAGGCCGCCGTCGCCCACGGCGTCGGCGTGGTCGTCGTCGACTGCCTGGAGGAGATCGACCGGCTCGCGCGCGCCGCCGCGGCGGCCGACCGGGTCCAGGACGTCTACGTCCGGATCGCCCCCGGCGTCGCCGCCGAGACCCACGACTACATGGCCACCGGCGGCGACGACGTCAAGTTCGGCTTCCCGGTGCGCGGCGGCCACGCCGAGCGTGCCGTGCTCGCCGTCGCGGCGCGCCCCTCGCTGCGGCTCGCGGGGGTGCACTCCCACATCGGCTCGCAGATCACCGCCACCGAGGGACTGACGCTCGCCGCCGAACGGGTCGCCGCCTTCGTCGCCCTGCTCGCCGAGCGGCACGGCATCACGGTCGCGGAGATCGACCTCGGCGGCGGCGCCGGCATCCCCTACCTGCCGGGCCAACCCCGCCTGGACCCGGCCGCGTTCACGGCCGCCCTGCGCGCCGGACTGGAACGGGTCATGCCCGGCTCACCGATACGGCTCGCCGTCGAGCCCGGCCGGTCGATGATCGGCACCGCCGGGGTGACGCTGTACCGCGTCGGCGCCGTCAAGGACGGGCTGCGCCGCCGGTTCGTGTCCGTCGACGGCGGTATGAGCGACGCCCTGCGCCCCTCTCTCTACCTCGCCCGGTACACCGCGTGGACCGCCAACCGCCCCGCCCAGGGCGAGCCGGTGCACGCCGTGGTCGTCGGCCGCCACTGCGAGAGCGGGGACGTGGTCGTACCCGACATCGCCCTGCCGGAGGACATCGCCGCAGGAGACCTCCTCGCGGTCCCCGCCACCGGCGCCTACCACCACGCCATGGCCAGCAACTACAACGCCCAGCCCCGGCCCGCCGTCGTCGCGGTACGCGACGGCCGCGCCCGCCTCATGGTCCGCCGGGAGACCCCGGAGGACCTGCGCCGCCGCGACGCCCATGGCGAGCCGGTGCGGTTGACCGCCGGGTGA
- a CDS encoding XRE family transcriptional regulator, which produces MTSSRATGAENSSADPPASQQNSRRATDGSVQPDDESGSGAGGTAPTDTGRGAPPDSADTGRSAPPDRADTGDVLAASVARVRRAAGLTLSAVATRAGVSPAYVSQMESGAANPTVRTLGQIADALGATPAELLGGTGPVTAAAAPAFPPRFAPAPLLARTDGHHGIWDLTAPGASRIGARLLHADLGDHDHPTAHPGEEFALVLAGSCRVSVGGVVRLLRPADSCHFAATDEHHFTDPSDDLLMLVVLTEE; this is translated from the coding sequence ATGACCTCGTCAAGAGCCACCGGCGCGGAAAACTCTTCGGCCGATCCCCCCGCCTCGCAGCAGAACTCACGCCGCGCCACGGACGGTTCCGTACAGCCCGATGACGAATCGGGCAGCGGCGCGGGAGGGACCGCCCCCACGGACACGGGTCGAGGCGCGCCGCCCGACAGCGCGGACACGGGGCGGAGCGCGCCGCCGGACCGGGCGGACACCGGCGACGTCCTCGCCGCCTCCGTCGCCCGTGTCCGCCGCGCCGCCGGGCTCACACTGAGCGCGGTGGCGACCCGGGCCGGCGTCTCACCGGCCTACGTCTCGCAGATGGAGTCCGGCGCCGCCAACCCCACGGTCCGTACCCTCGGCCAGATCGCCGACGCCCTCGGCGCCACCCCCGCCGAACTCCTCGGCGGAACCGGCCCGGTCACCGCCGCGGCCGCCCCGGCCTTCCCGCCACGCTTCGCCCCGGCACCGCTGCTCGCCCGGACCGACGGGCACCACGGCATCTGGGACCTCACGGCCCCCGGCGCGAGCCGCATCGGAGCCCGGCTGCTCCACGCCGACCTCGGCGACCACGACCACCCGACAGCCCACCCCGGCGAGGAGTTCGCGCTCGTCCTCGCCGGCTCCTGCCGGGTGTCGGTGGGCGGCGTCGTACGGCTGCTGCGCCCCGCCGACAGCTGCCACTTCGCCGCCACCGACGAACACCACTTCACCGACCCCAGCGACGACCTGCTGATGCTGGTCGTCCTCACCGAGGAGTAG
- a CDS encoding MurR/RpiR family transcriptional regulator yields the protein MTGPLAPTPTLELLRAAAELCGPTAQRLFEVLAEDYPASLERRPGQLLRAADASAADLDGLLAAAGVASTDDLRLLAARESGLRLAEPDLRFTSRDPESEPRERSALRRMITAEEGNLRRTLADLQANGALELAAAALLRARRRWVLGDLKSAGYASLLTSDLTSSMRDVFLVPPATGAAVNAISDAHADDVLVVFSFRNYSGLTVDVAREFRALGASVIALTDSYTSPVCSFATHVLAVDTRSESPHHSPTAVAAAAHVLAALAAAGAKGAARRNRRRAELFRSLGSYGLGRTPSVAAAGEAGGSPDLPGPAAGLPGAGAMDPSGLPAESEDVPPPAR from the coding sequence GTGACCGGTCCTCTGGCGCCTACGCCGACACTCGAACTGCTGCGTGCCGCGGCCGAACTGTGCGGCCCCACCGCCCAGCGCCTGTTCGAGGTGCTGGCGGAGGACTACCCCGCCTCGCTGGAGCGGCGCCCCGGTCAACTGCTGCGGGCGGCCGACGCGAGCGCCGCCGATCTGGACGGACTGCTGGCGGCGGCCGGGGTCGCCTCCACCGACGACCTGCGTCTGCTGGCGGCCCGGGAGAGCGGTCTGCGGCTGGCCGAGCCGGATCTGCGGTTCACCAGCCGCGATCCGGAGTCCGAGCCGCGGGAGCGCTCGGCGCTGCGCCGGATGATCACCGCGGAGGAGGGCAACCTCCGGCGCACGCTGGCCGATCTCCAGGCCAACGGCGCCCTGGAGTTGGCGGCCGCGGCCCTGTTGCGGGCGCGTCGGCGGTGGGTGCTGGGCGACCTGAAGTCGGCCGGGTACGCGTCACTGCTGACCAGCGACCTCACCAGCAGCATGCGGGACGTGTTCCTCGTGCCGCCGGCGACAGGCGCGGCGGTCAACGCGATCAGCGACGCGCACGCGGACGACGTCCTGGTCGTGTTCAGCTTCCGCAACTACAGCGGCCTGACGGTGGACGTGGCCCGGGAGTTCCGCGCGCTGGGCGCCTCGGTGATCGCGTTGACCGACAGCTACACCAGTCCGGTGTGCTCCTTCGCCACGCACGTCCTGGCGGTGGACACCCGCAGCGAGTCGCCGCACCACTCGCCGACGGCGGTGGCGGCGGCGGCCCATGTGCTGGCGGCGCTGGCCGCCGCGGGCGCCAAGGGGGCGGCCCGGCGCAACCGGCGCCGGGCGGAGCTCTTCCGCTCCCTGGGCAGCTACGGCCTGGGCCGGACGCCGTCCGTCGCGGCCGCGGGCGAGGCGGGGGGCTCGCCGGATCTCCCGGGACCCGCTGCCGGCCTGCCCGGCGCCGGCGCCATGGACCCGTCCGGCTTACCCGCCGAATCGGAGGACGTGCCCCCGCCCGCGCGGTGA
- a CDS encoding M20/M25/M40 family metallo-hydrolase yields MNDPSLHQDGGALSPAEDSALISEVTEFCARLIRFDTSNYGGGDSRGEREAAEWTAGLLAESGYEPLVLESAPGRASTVVRIPGEDRDAPALLVHGHLDVVPAEPADWSFDPFCGEIRDGAILGRGALDMKDMDAMMLASARSWARRGVRPARDIVMAFVADEEDTGELGAGFLVDRHTDLFEGVTTAIGESGGYSVHLPDASRLYPIAVGERGSAWMDLTARGAAGHGSRPGTDNAVATLAATLAALAGHRWPVRIVPAVAALLEGLSTRLGVTVDPADPASLAQLGEAAKLVEATVANTLNPTMMKAGYKHNVIPSEATAGVDGRILPGAEEDFFATVDALLGEKVSRSFHSFAAPVFADHTSAEFAEMAAALRRADPQALVLPFIMSGGTDAKAFARLGIQCYGFGPGLTPPGFDVWRYVHGVDEQVLVSSLEFGVRVLEDFLRTGTGTGTGVRNAER; encoded by the coding sequence ATGAACGACCCCTCTCTCCACCAGGACGGCGGCGCTCTCTCCCCCGCCGAGGACTCCGCACTGATCTCCGAAGTCACCGAGTTCTGCGCCCGGTTGATCCGTTTCGACACCAGCAACTACGGCGGTGGTGACTCCCGCGGTGAGCGGGAGGCGGCCGAGTGGACCGCCGGACTGCTCGCCGAGTCCGGCTACGAGCCTCTCGTGCTGGAGTCGGCGCCGGGCCGGGCCAGCACCGTGGTCCGCATCCCCGGCGAGGACCGCGACGCCCCGGCCCTGCTGGTCCACGGCCACCTCGACGTGGTTCCGGCCGAGCCCGCCGACTGGAGCTTCGACCCGTTCTGCGGGGAGATACGCGACGGCGCGATCCTCGGTCGCGGGGCGCTGGACATGAAGGACATGGACGCGATGATGCTCGCGTCCGCCCGGTCCTGGGCGCGCCGCGGGGTGAGGCCGGCGCGCGACATCGTGATGGCGTTCGTCGCGGACGAGGAGGACACCGGCGAGCTGGGGGCGGGCTTCCTCGTCGACCGGCACACGGACCTCTTCGAGGGCGTCACGACCGCGATCGGCGAGTCCGGCGGCTACTCGGTCCATCTGCCGGACGCCTCCCGGCTCTACCCGATCGCCGTCGGCGAGCGCGGCAGCGCCTGGATGGACCTGACGGCGCGCGGCGCGGCGGGCCACGGCTCCCGGCCCGGCACGGACAACGCCGTCGCCACCCTCGCGGCCACCCTCGCCGCGCTGGCCGGGCACCGCTGGCCGGTGCGGATCGTGCCGGCGGTCGCCGCGCTGCTGGAGGGGCTCTCCACCCGTCTGGGCGTCACGGTCGACCCGGCGGACCCGGCGTCGCTCGCGCAGTTGGGCGAGGCGGCCAAGCTGGTCGAGGCCACCGTCGCCAACACCCTCAACCCGACCATGATGAAGGCGGGTTACAAGCACAACGTCATTCCGAGCGAGGCGACGGCCGGCGTGGACGGCCGCATCCTGCCGGGCGCCGAAGAGGACTTCTTCGCCACCGTGGACGCCCTGCTCGGCGAGAAGGTCTCGCGGTCCTTCCACAGTTTCGCCGCGCCGGTCTTCGCGGACCACACCTCGGCCGAGTTCGCGGAGATGGCGGCGGCGCTGCGCCGCGCCGATCCCCAGGCGCTGGTGCTGCCGTTCATCATGTCGGGCGGCACCGACGCCAAGGCGTTCGCCCGACTGGGCATCCAGTGCTACGGGTTCGGCCCCGGCCTGACCCCTCCCGGCTTCGACGTGTGGCGGTATGTGCACGGCGTCGACGAGCAGGTCCTCGTCAGCAGCCTGGAGTTCGGCGTGCGGGTGCTGGAGGACTTCCTGCGCACCGGCACCGGCACCG